In Desulfonatronospira thiodismutans ASO3-1, the sequence TTACCCGAGTAGACCGGGTCAAGTAAGATAGCTTCATGCTTAGCAAAGAGGCGAACCGCCTCGACCATGGAGTCCGTGGGAAGGGAGTAGCCGGGGCCGACATACTGGTCGTAGCAGACGACCGCCTCCCTTGGGATGGACATCTTCATTTCCAGCTTTTGTGCAGTCTCCTCAGCAAGGTTGTAAACAATGCCTTCCTGGACATCCTTGGGTCTGGAGACGTTGATTCCGCTGACCGGAATATTTGCATTCGTGCCGATCATGCCTGCAACCATGCCGGCATGCGTACCTGCGCTGCCTGAGGGCACGACGATGTGGTCGATGTCCTGGTGCCCTGCATTCAACTGGTTCATGATCTCTTCTGCGCAAGCCACATAGCCTAGGGCGCCTATGGGATTGGACGCTCCTCCGGGGACGATATAGGGTTTTTTGCCATGGGACTTCAATTCATCCCCTTTTTTGCGCATTTCGGCCATCATGTCCGAACCGCCGGGAACAACCGAGATGCTATTCACATCCAGCAGATGGAACAAAAAATTGTTTCCATTGTTTTCAGGATGATAAGTTCCCTTAACCCTCTCTTCCAGTATCAGGTGACAATCCAGATTTTCCTTGCAGCACCAGGAGGCCGTCAGCCTGCAGTGGTTGGACTGGACCGCCCCGCAGGTAATTATCGTATCCGCTCCCTGCTCCAAAGCATCGGCCAGGCAGAATTCCAGTTTGCGGGTCTTGTTTCCCCCTCCAGCCCCTGGAAGCAGATCATCGCGCTTGACAAACAGATTGACCTCCATCCCCAGGAAAGTGCTCAGGTTTTCCATAAACTCGATGGGTGTTGCTTCCTCCAGGTAAGCACGACGGGGATATCTGGTAAAATTCATGATAGTCTCTCCTGTTTTGCAAATGTTTAAGGTTGCAGTTACAATCAGTCGCGTGGACCGTAAGATTTATTCGAGCTACAGATAACTCTTTGACTTTTCTGTTCCCTGTCATCTGTTTTGGCAGTTCAACACTCGAAAACTGCCTCAATCTCAATATCCGCGCCCAGTGGAAGGGCCGCTACCTGAAAGGCCGTCCTTGCGGGATAGGGCTCCTTGAAAAACTGGGCGTAAACCTGATTTACGGCCTGAAAATCGGCCATGTTGGTCAGAAACACCGTAACCTTGATCGCCCGATCCAGGCTCGTGCCACCGGCCTCGGCAATGTTTTGAAGATTTCGCAGGCATTGTTCAGCCCGGACCTGGATGGAACCCTGGAGCATATCTCCTGTTTCCGGATCCAGGGGCAACTGGCCTGAGGTAAAGAGCAACGATCCTAAAGCTACTGCCTGGGAATAGGGTCCTACTGCTTGAGGAGCCTTGCTGGTGTGAATAACGGTTTTTGACATGCGATTCTCCAATGATGGTTAAGTTAAATTATCAAGTTGAGGTTCAGTACCCCAGGATAGTTGGCAGCCACAGCACGGTTTGAGGAAAAAAGACCATTAAGATGATCATACCTATGGTAACAGCACAAAATGGCAGGGCCTTCCAGGATATTTCTTCAAGAGTGACATTGGCGATACCTGAGGCAATGAACATATTTTCCCCCAGAGGAGGTGTGGAAAAACCCACACCGCAGCAAGCGACCAGAATGACGCCGAAGTGAATAGGGTCTACTCCCAGAATGGTCATAACCGGAAGCAGGACTGGAGTGACAATCAAGATAAGGGCCAGGGTTTCCATGAACATGCCCAGAAACAGCAAAAACACGACAACCAGAATTAGAAGAAGATGGACGTCCGAGGTTATGCTCAGCAACTGCTGGGCGATGAGATCCGGGATCCGGTTCTCTACCAGGATTCTGCCGAAGGCGAAGGCCGTGAACATAATGATCAGCACGCGCCCGGTCAGCCAGGAAGTGGTGGTCAGGGATTTTTCCAGGCCTGCAAAGGTGATCTCCCTGTAGATGAAGATGCCCACGAATAAGGTATAAAAAATAGCTACTATGGCTGCTTCCGTGGGTGTAAAAATTCCGGAATATATCCCGCCCAGAATGATCACCGGTGCCAGAATGGCCCAGAAACCACCCTTTACAGCCAGCAGGAAACGACGCAGGGAAAATTCCTCCATGTCTTCACTGTAATTGGTTCCCCGACAGAGCAGAAAATGGACTATGATCAACCCCATGGCGATCATGAGGCCTGGGATGACCCCTGCCAGAAACATTTTGGTGATGGACTGCTGGGAGGTTACACCATAGATGACCATGGGAATGCTGGGGGGGATAATGATACCGATTCCCCCGGCACTGGCCGTGGCTGCGCCGGCATAGCCCTTGTTGTAGCCCTTCTTGATCATTGCCGGAATCATCAGCATGCCCACGGCTGCGGTAGTGGCCGGGCCGGATCCGGAAATGGCTCCAAAGAATACGCAGGACAAGGTTGTGGTGATGGCCAGACCGCCGCTGATCTTGCCTACCATGGTCTCCGCGATGTGTACCAGCCGTTTGGAAATACCGGCGCAATCCATCAGTGCTCCGGCCAGGACAAAGGCAGGCAGAGCCATGATGGGAAATGAGTTGACCGAATTGAAGGCGATCTGGACAATACTGGAGAGATCTGTTCCCACATAAATGAAGGTGATCATGGCTGAAACGCCCAGCGCTACGGCAATGGGACTTCCCATTAGCAGCAGGATGACGAAATACCCGAAGAGGACGGTTGCTGGTGACATGATGAGCTCCTTTTAGTTACCCGACTTCTCGGCCAGTTTTGTCATGGCCTCAGCGTCAACCTTGTCAACATCGCCCATTGCCTCTTTTTTGACATGCATAATGTAATTAACCTGTATGATGCGTAAGCTCATCAAGGTGAAGCTGATGGGAAAGATATAATAGAGATAGGCCATGTTCCAGCCCAGTGCCGGGGAATGAAAGGCAAATAACTGCATATTGTTGATGACCTTGATGCTTTCATGTATCATGGTCACATTGAAGCCGATCCAGATGAAATCAGTGAAGATTTGTGAAAATTTGCCAATCGCCGGACGAAACAGTTTAAACTGCATTGTAACTCTATTGTGGGCATACAGTCTGGCAGCATAGGACGCCCCAAAGAAAACGAACCATACAAAACAAAAACGGGAAAGTTCTTCGCTCCAGGGCAGGACAATACTGAATGCTGCGCGCAGGAATATCTGGAAGAACAAAACGATGACGAAAAAAGACAGCAGGACCACACAGATGTATCGTTCCAGGTTGTCGAGAATGTGCAATATTTTTTTGGCCATAAGGATTTCTCCAGGCGGTGTATCTGTTTAGCGCTTTGCATGTGGCATGGGGACTGGCTCTTCCGGGACCCACTTGTCCCAAAAAATGAGATATTTTAAGCACAAAATGATGCTCAAGTGGGGCCCGGAGTGCCTGTCCCTTGCTTTCCTTAAAAGCGCTAAACAGATACAAGGCGGTTAAATGAACACAGAGGGTCATAGCTCCAACACTTGCTGTTTAGGAGAAGGTGTCGCTGCAGTATCAGCAAGACAGCCTGTCATATGTATGGATGTTTGCACGACAATGAAAAACAACTCTGAAAATATGGAGAAATGACCCCTCCAAGGTTCTGCTTCCCTGGAGAGGTCAAGGACAGAGGCTACTTGCCAAGGTGCTCGCGCATGGTGTCGATGACTTCTTTCCCGCCGACAAAGTCGTAATACTCAGGCCAGACTTTTTCCATGGCTATTTCCCGCCATTTATCCTCGTCTTCCAGTTCGCACACCTCAACGCCTTCGGCCTGCATAGCCTCCTTGGCTTTTTCGGCTTCTAAAACCTGAAAAAGCAAGCCGTACTGCTGGGCCTCGATCCCGGCTCTGGTAATGATTTCCCTGGTCTCATCGTCCATGTTCGCCAGGGTGTTTACGCCGATAATCATGGGTTGCAGGGAATACTGGTAGTGGGTTTCACTGATGTAGTCCTGCACCTCGTGAAACTTCATGGTGTGGTTGACTATGTAGGGGTTTTCCTGTCCGTCCACAACTCCCTGCTGCAATGCGGTGAAGGTTTCTCCCCAGGCCATGGGGACCGGGTTGGCACCCCAGGCATCAAAGGCCGCTATGATGACCCTGTTCTGAGGAACACGGATTTTCATACCCTTGATATCCTCCAGATTGCAGACCGGGCGGCGGGAATTGGTCACATAGCGGAAGTTGGAGTAGGTCCAGCCAAGGATCTCAAATCCGCCTTTTTCTTTACTGATCTCGTTCCAGTAGTTACCCAGATAGCCGGTGGTAGCCTTGACAGCATCGTAGTGGGTTTCAATAAGGTAGGGATAACTCAGAGCTGCGTACTGGGGTATAAAAGGCGCCACGTTGCCCACGGCCACGATGGCTACTTCCAGTTGCCCCATGCGGACGTTTTGGAGCATCTCCGGTTCCTGACCGAGGACGCCGCCAGGAAAGAGTTCAACCCTGATTTCACCATTGGACAACTCTTCAACGACTTCCTTGAAACGCTGTGCGAATGCGCCCTGGTCCGAATCAATGGGATCTCCCATACCGAGCCTCATAACCTGCTGAGCCGAAGCGCTGCTTGCCATCATACCAAAAAATACACATAAACATACAGCCATCAAAATAATTCTTTTAAACATTCCAATACCTCCACAACGTTAATGGTTTACTTGTCTCATCTCCGTCAAAAGATGAATTCAGAGATGATACCATCGCTTGAAGTATTTCACCTCCTCTATTTTTCAGTTAATGTTAAATAACTATGGGCAATCAAATATCGTAAAAAATCTATGAATTTAGATTTACTATGAAAAAAGAATACTAGCCTGAAACTTTTTTGTACACCGCAGTAAGCTGACTTGCATGCGATGAGTATCAGTTTAGAACTGTAAATTTGTACAAGATTGATTTTTTCAGTTGTCTAATTTTAAATTCTGAAATAATCTCTATATACATTTATAACGTCGGTCTTTGTGACATTACGTGGATTAGTAAGCTGCATTCCTGACGACAATGTTTCATCCGCCATTTGGGCCAGCTTTTCCTCATTTACAGCCGATCTATCTACAGTGAAATTCATAGAAAGGTCATCAAGGAGCCGCTCTATCGCGAATACAGCAGATTCCGCCTGCTCCATCATCCTGCTTCCAGGAGCAGCACCCTCCAAAAGCAGAGCCATCTCCCTGTACTTTTCCGGACATGCCAGCAGATTAAATCGCATAACCGCAGGCATCAGCACAGCACATGCCGTACCGTGCGGCAGGTGAAAATGGGCCCCCAGCGGGG encodes:
- a CDS encoding RidA family protein — its product is MSKTVIHTSKAPQAVGPYSQAVALGSLLFTSGQLPLDPETGDMLQGSIQVRAEQCLRNLQNIAEAGGTSLDRAIKVTVFLTNMADFQAVNQVYAQFFKEPYPARTAFQVAALPLGADIEIEAVFEC
- a CDS encoding D-cysteine desulfhydrase; this translates as MNFTRYPRRAYLEEATPIEFMENLSTFLGMEVNLFVKRDDLLPGAGGGNKTRKLEFCLADALEQGADTIITCGAVQSNHCRLTASWCCKENLDCHLILEERVKGTYHPENNGNNFLFHLLDVNSISVVPGGSDMMAEMRKKGDELKSHGKKPYIVPGGASNPIGALGYVACAEEIMNQLNAGHQDIDHIVVPSGSAGTHAGMVAGMIGTNANIPVSGINVSRPKDVQEGIVYNLAEETAQKLEMKMSIPREAVVCYDQYVGPGYSLPTDSMVEAVRLFAKHEAILLDPVYSGKAAAGLLDLVRSGHFPRGSNVLFLHTGGSPALYAYMPTFRKDN
- a CDS encoding TRAP transporter large permease encodes the protein MSPATVLFGYFVILLLMGSPIAVALGVSAMITFIYVGTDLSSIVQIAFNSVNSFPIMALPAFVLAGALMDCAGISKRLVHIAETMVGKISGGLAITTTLSCVFFGAISGSGPATTAAVGMLMIPAMIKKGYNKGYAGAATASAGGIGIIIPPSIPMVIYGVTSQQSITKMFLAGVIPGLMIAMGLIIVHFLLCRGTNYSEDMEEFSLRRFLLAVKGGFWAILAPVIILGGIYSGIFTPTEAAIVAIFYTLFVGIFIYREITFAGLEKSLTTTSWLTGRVLIIMFTAFAFGRILVENRIPDLIAQQLLSITSDVHLLLILVVVFLLFLGMFMETLALILIVTPVLLPVMTILGVDPIHFGVILVACCGVGFSTPPLGENMFIASGIANVTLEEISWKALPFCAVTIGMIILMVFFPQTVLWLPTILGY
- a CDS encoding TRAP transporter small permease; the protein is MAKKILHILDNLERYICVVLLSFFVIVLFFQIFLRAAFSIVLPWSEELSRFCFVWFVFFGASYAARLYAHNRVTMQFKLFRPAIGKFSQIFTDFIWIGFNVTMIHESIKVINNMQLFAFHSPALGWNMAYLYYIFPISFTLMSLRIIQVNYIMHVKKEAMGDVDKVDAEAMTKLAEKSGN
- a CDS encoding TRAP transporter substrate-binding protein, translating into MGDPIDSDQGAFAQRFKEVVEELSNGEIRVELFPGGVLGQEPEMLQNVRMGQLEVAIVAVGNVAPFIPQYAALSYPYLIETHYDAVKATTGYLGNYWNEISKEKGGFEILGWTYSNFRYVTNSRRPVCNLEDIKGMKIRVPQNRVIIAAFDAWGANPVPMAWGETFTALQQGVVDGQENPYIVNHTMKFHEVQDYISETHYQYSLQPMIIGVNTLANMDDETREIITRAGIEAQQYGLLFQVLEAEKAKEAMQAEGVEVCELEDEDKWREIAMEKVWPEYYDFVGGKEVIDTMREHLGK